A DNA window from Trypanosoma brucei brucei TREU927 chromosome 10, whole genome shotgun sequence contains the following coding sequences:
- a CDS encoding hypothetical protein, conserved (TcBr homologs are much shorter at C terminus) encodes MTTELNSFRVRKSEGVEGEEEDPALTELVFKKLRQTFLCPICHRPLQENPTALDVCGHVFCHSCIVNAIEKSCPSVKDPWEEDERQLTENSHGDQWSSPQKRNSRGRGNINDVRTSPVAKSGRGRSTKRLRLGQSCPICSVPAQISDLISVSLVSNLVSDIMKHPLLSAALVSPKSNDDNDLVKAGHIEEEEALAPSAEVSQVLSTLSGVSLTGNAGVQTVTLQSNNAPPVAEEATGEPEKKSEHGTHRQAIGSLPYSPSATPMGTSPLSVTSHVSVNTTNPHSTVTLSDHNFPVSVRSRSGSPEVVGGVHQTMPEPHGRSKTRGVGCSSPSEVCRPLTSNGDAENSDVLRNFEELSSSCSESGSSQDLQRHSEPCHRTNAVGSGTAGGDALTAVATAVPTSVQSSASTRHFSQKPQEDVGVIDNVGGDALTPVATAVSTSVQSNTLPKDAPTVREVGEGDGKDSSSDSSLSSSDSSSFFGESFNFRVHAQRSEIPTESALIFETKGRANTHENQVHNGGVAVTQNLSSCDPDICSGRELLNHGKNIAGGSGARERSTSTISTSQLSEHKDDVFRLPHTFSVDASVENSTKTGEVLVSAAQMFGARVLDERMGSVDSRLRIYDPKPQKVIRHVFRLPSCQGSGTPAESQLYWKERHYAAASITCSYCLIMPTEGRLASISDDGSCISDCGGVPSARDSNLTSMTPTTACALVSGALVTDFRWIVESVAARCLLPALQYSKRPSWSRHESVSTCGGSGASVDNQTPGRWAAEGHAFMLLPDSVLQLLLQQQTSGSISMRGSSRELSATVTGGYDFCSWRRLILLSGGVLLRFPEECVRQLLLDAMSMSYNDVMIGRNGCDHDERVTAVQNAMHMANGAGRSVFNVECCPERCTASTFLIRNVIILRDSVSTGKDAPCSGSQLLFKRRLERILQSFSVLLSLVQSREVTPVRDVSPSQVFVGSKPFVTFGDVTERYSAPHVMLRSTKWLLRTFSGRLQDSSCESCVGSDQ; translated from the coding sequence ATGACCACAGAGCTTAACAGTTTTCGGGTGCGTAAGTCAGAAGGCGTtgaaggtgaagaagaagatcCAGCCCTAACAGAGCTCGTGTTCAAGAAACTTCGACAAACGTTCCTCTGTCCAATATGTCACCGGCCGCTTCAAGAAAATCCCACCGCTTTGGACGTTTGTGGTCATGTATTTTGTCACAGTTGCATCGTCAATGCGATTGAAAAAAGTTGCCCTTCTGTGAAAGATCCTTGGGAAGAAGACGAGAGGCAACTTACCGAAAACAGTCATGGGGACCAATGGAGCAGtccacaaaaaagaaatagtagagggaggggaaatatcAACGACGTCCGAACGTCCCCAGTGGCGAAGTCCGGAAGAGGGCGTAGCACGAAACGCCTCAGACTAGGTCAGTCGTGCCCCATTTGCTCCGTTCCTGCTCAGATTTCAGATTTGATTAGTGTTTCATTGGTGAGCAATCTAGTTTCAGATATTATGAAACATCCATTGCTGTCCGCTGCACTAGTTAGTCCTAAAAGTAATGATGATAACGATCTGGTGAAGGCTGGACACatcgaagaggaagaagcgtTGGCACCTTCTGCAGAGGTTTCCCAGGTATTATCAACACTAAGTGGGGTGTCTCTGACAGGGAACGCTGGCGTCCAGACAGTGACACTGCAATCTAACAATGCACCCCCCGTTGCTGAGGAGGCAACTGGTGAACCTGAGAAAAAATCTGAACATGGAACCCACAGGCAGGCGATTGGTTCGCTGCCGTACTCGCCATCCGCAACTCCTATGGGCACATCACCTCTGTCGGTCACTAGCCACGTTTCTGTAAATACGACCAATCCGCATAGCACTGTCACGTTGTCTGACCACAACTTCCCCGTGTCAGTCCGCTCGCGTAGCGGCTCTCCAGAAGTTGTAGGTGGTGTACATCAGACGATGCCAGAACCCCACGGAAGGTCGAAAACGAGAGGGGTTGGTTGTTCCTCTCCGTCGGAAGTGTGTCGACCCCTAACTTCAAACGGGGATGCAGAAAATTCGGATGTTTTACGAAATTTTGAAGAGTTAAGTAGCTCTTGCTCCGAGTCGGGCTCTAGTCAAGATTTACAGCGGCATAGTGAACCATGTCATCGTACAAATGCCGTTGGTAGTGGAACTGCGGGAGGAGATGCCTTAACAGCTGTTGCGACGGCAGTGCCTACCAGTGTTCAGTCGAGTGCATCAACAAGGCACTTTTCCCAGAAACCTCAAGAAGACGTGGGTGTTATTGATAACGTGGGGGGAGATGCCTTAACACCTGTTGCGACGGCAGTGTCTACCAGTGTTCAGTCGAATACGTTACCAAAGGATGCACCAACTGTGCGTGAAGTGGGTGAAGGGGATGGGAAGGACAGCAGTAGCGACAGCAGCTTGAGCAGTAGCGAcagcagcagtttctttggtGAAAGTTTCAACTTTCGAGTACATGCCCAGCGCTCAGAGATTCCCACTGAATCGGCACTCATTTTTGAGACAAAGGGCAGAGCGAATACCCACGAGAACCAAGTACATAACGGCGGGGTTGCCGTGACGCAGAATCTATCGTCATGTGATCCTGATATATGTTCTGGAAGGGAGTTATTAAATCACGGGAAAAATATTGCGGGAGGTTCGGGAGCTCGTGAACGCAGTACCTCTACGATCTCGACATCGCAGTTATCAGAGCATAAAGATGATGTGTTTAGGTTGCCGCACACCTTTTCGGTGGATGCTTCCGTAGAAAATTCAACCAAAACTGGCGAAGTCCTCGTTTCAGCGGCGCAGATGTTTGGCGCCAGAGTCCTTGATGAACGTATGGGTAGTGTTGACAGCCGTTTACGTATCTATGACCCCAAACCACAGAAAGTGATACGACATGTCTTTCGTCTCCCCAGTTGTCAGGGGTCTGGAACTCCTGCAGAAAGTCAATTGTACTGGAAGGAGAGACATTACGCCGCTGCATCAATTACTTGCTCGTACTGTCTTATTATGCCCACGGAAGGAAGACTTGCCTCTATTAGTGACGACGGAAGTTGTATTAGTGACTGCGGTGGCGTGCCTTCCGCGAGAGATAGTAACCTAACGTCTATGACACCAACTACAGCTTGTGCGCTCGTGAGCGGTGCACTGGTAACCGACTTTAGGTGGATTGTCGAAAGTGTGGCAGCGCGGTGCTTGCTTCCTGCCCTTCAATATTCGAAAAGACCATCATGGTCTCGCCATGAGTCCGTTTCAACATGTGGGGGTAGTGGGGCGTCTGTCGACAACCAAACTCCGGGAAGGTGGGCGGCTGAAGGACATGCCTTTATGTTGCTGCCAGATAGTGTCCTTCAACTTCTCTTACAGCAACAAACGAGTGGAAGTATCAGCATGCGTGGATCATCTCGAGAGTTATCGGCTACAGTAACAGGAGGCTATGATTTCTGCAGCTGGCGCCGTCTGATTCTTCTCAGTGGTGGGGTACTTCTAAGGTTTCCGGAGGAGTGTGTGCGTCAGCTATTGCTGGATGCCATGTCCATGAGCTATAACGACGTTATGATAGGAAGAAATGGCTGTGATCACGACGAAAGAGTGACAGCAGTGCAGAACGCGATGCATATGGCGAATGGTGCTGGGCGTAGTGTTTTTAACGTTGAGTGCTGCCCTGAGAGGTGTACCGCGAGTACGTTTTTAATACGAAACGTTATAATTTTGCGCGACTCCGTGTCCACTGGAAAAGATGCACCGTGCTCGGGTAGCCAACTACTGTTCAAGCGTCGCCTCGAGAGAATTCTACAGTCATTTAGCGTATTACTTTCCCTTGTACAGTCGAGGGAGGTAACCCCGGTCCGTGATGTGAGCCCTTCGCAAGTTTTTGTAGGGTCGAAACCATTTGTAACGTTTGGTGACGTTACCGAAAGGTATTCCGCACCACATGTAATGCTGCGGTCAACAAAGTGGCTGCTCCGAACTTTTTCTGGAAGACTTCAGGATAGTTCATGTGAATCTTGTGTAGGCTCTGATCAGTGA
- a CDS encoding 60S ribosomal protein L18a, putative has translation MVRPHLRHYCVVGRETPSEKNPQPTVYKFEVFAPNFVVAKSRFWRMMREKNKVKSTHGDVLSCKVVKDRKLAARNYSVDIAYYSQRCGYTHMVKEFRDVCKAGAVSQAYNDLASRHRARYHNIEVLGVKSIPNHEVRRLNVAQFHPHNLSFPLLQRRVKAPRKDRVIFVKKNSKRAVVA, from the coding sequence ATGGTCAGACCGCATCTTCGTCACTACTGCGTGGTTGGGCGGGAGACGCCCTCGGAGAAGAATCCTCAACCCACCGTATACAAATTTGAGGTTTTTGCACCGAACTTTGTCGTGGCAAAGAGCCGCTTCTGGCGCATGATGcgtgaaaaaaacaaagtgaagTCAACACACGGCGACGTTCTCTCCTGCAAGGTGGTGAAGGATCGCAAACTGGCTGCCCGCAATTACAGCGTGGATATTGCATATTACAGCCAGCGTTGTGGTTATACGCACATGGTGAAGGAGTTTCGTGATGTGTGCAAAGCTGGTGCTGTAAGTCAGGCTTATAATGACCTCGCCTCACGCCACCGCGCGCGGTATCACAACATTGAAGTGCTTGGCGTAAAGAGCATCCCGAACCACGAAGTACGCCGCCTGAACGTGGCGCAGTTCCACCCACACAACCTGTCGTTCCCGCTCCTGCAGCGCCGTGTGAAGGCACCACGCAAGGACCGTGTCATATTTGTGAAGAAGAACTCGAAGCGGGCAGTGGTTGCATAG
- a CDS encoding vacuolar sorting SNF-7-like protein produces the protein MNRLFGRKKDTQKPTLEDASVKIGARCDAVDARVSKIDAELAKLKECIQRTTGATQQRHKQRAIQLLQQKRLYQNQQDVLMQQQFNIDQLQFTTESVKDAKLQVDAMKDATKTLKREFKKMSVADVEKLQDELLNLYEDAQYVQEAMGRSYDVPDSIDEDEMLGELEALAMQSGNEADSSYLSDALAMPSGRLPDLMSNTQQQQETETPDPYKLETQLGL, from the coding sequence ATGAACCGTCTATTCGGTCGGAAAAAGGACACACAGAAACCAACACTTGAGGACGCGAGTGTCAAGATCGGTGCCCGCTGTGACGCTGTGGATGCGCGCGTGAGTAAAATAGATGCAGAACTCGCCAAACTAAAGGAGTGCATCCAGCGGACTACAGGCGCCACGCAGCAGCGGCACAAGCAACGTGCCATACAGCTACTTCAGCAGAAGCGACTGTACCAAAATCAGCAAGATGTTTTAATGCAGCAGCAATTCAACATTGACCAACTACAGTTTACTACCGAGTCGGTTAAGGATGCCAAACTGCAGGTGGATGCCATGAAGGACGCGACAAAGACGCTGAAGCGGGAGTTCAAGAAAATGTCTGTAGCAGATGTAGAGAAATTGCAGGATGAACTGCTTAACCTCTATGAGGATGCGCAGTACGTTCAAGAAGCAATGGGTCGTTCCTACGATGTTCCTGACAGTATCGATGAGGATGAAATGTTAGGCGAGTTGGAGGCACTCGCAATGCAATCAGGGAATGAAGCGGATTCGAGTTATTTGTCGGACGCACTTGCTATGCCTAGTGGGAGGTTACCGGACCTTATGAGTAACACCcagcaacagcaggaaaCTGAAACACCTGATCCGTATAAACTGGAAACACAGTTGGGACTGTAA